In Bacillus sp. FJAT-45037, the following are encoded in one genomic region:
- the sufC gene encoding Fe-S cluster assembly ATPase SufC — MSVPFLKIENLHVSIEGKEILKGFSIEVNGGEIHAIMGPNGTGKSTLASAIMGHPKYEITSGSVTMKGEDVLSMEVDERAKAGLFLAMQYPSEISGITNADFLRSAINAGREEGDEISLMKFIRKLDEKMDLLEMDQQFAQRYLNEGFSGGEKKRNEILQLMMLEPKLAVLDEIDSGLDIDALKVVSKGINAMRSSEFGCLIITHYQRLLDYITPDKVHVMMQGRIVKSGGSELAKRLEAEGYDWIKEELGIEDERVNQEA, encoded by the coding sequence ATGTCAGTACCATTCTTAAAGATCGAGAACTTACACGTTTCAATTGAAGGTAAGGAAATTCTTAAAGGCTTCAGTATTGAAGTTAACGGTGGAGAAATCCACGCTATCATGGGACCAAACGGAACAGGTAAATCAACTCTAGCGTCAGCTATTATGGGTCACCCTAAATATGAAATCACAAGTGGATCTGTCACGATGAAAGGTGAAGATGTTCTTAGTATGGAAGTAGACGAGCGTGCAAAAGCAGGTCTTTTCCTAGCTATGCAGTATCCTTCAGAAATCAGCGGGATTACAAACGCAGACTTCTTACGCTCTGCAATCAATGCAGGACGTGAAGAGGGTGACGAAATCTCATTGATGAAGTTTATTCGTAAACTAGATGAGAAAATGGATCTTCTTGAAATGGATCAACAATTTGCACAACGTTATTTAAATGAAGGCTTCTCAGGCGGAGAGAAAAAACGTAATGAGATTCTTCAACTAATGATGCTTGAGCCAAAGCTTGCGGTCCTTGATGAAATTGATTCAGGTTTAGATATCGATGCACTTAAAGTTGTATCAAAAGGTATTAATGCGATGCGTAGCTCTGAGTTTGGTTGCCTAATCATCACTCACTACCAACGTCTACTTGACTACATCACGCCTGATAAAGTACACGTAATGATGCAAGGACGTATTGTGAAGTCTGGTGGTTCTGAATTAGCTAAGCGTCTTGAAGCAGAAGGTTACGACTGGATTAAAGAAGAACTTGGCATTGAAGACGAGCGTGTAAACCAAGAAGCTTAA